A stretch of Deinococcus roseus DNA encodes these proteins:
- a CDS encoding ABC transporter ATP-binding protein, whose product MIELKNLQKKYGDHVVVQDLNLTFQTGKITALLGPSGCGKTTTLCMINRLIDPSGGQILLQGKDVRSLRPEVLRRSMGYVIQRIGLFPHLTIGQNVATVPELLKQDRTSTQQRVDELLHLVGLEPSLFKHKKPAELSGGQQQRVGVARALAADPPVLLMDEPFGALDPIAREKLQLEFLQIQKTLAKTIVMVTHDIAEAILMADHIALLNEGRLEQYGTPDDLIHRPASAFVRRFMGEDAVLTQLAGLVLGGLVQPGTSAGMPVLSATDHARTALSIMLRDGIEAVAVQEGNHILGVVRYQDLLHAGKARSYA is encoded by the coding sequence ATGATTGAACTGAAAAACCTCCAGAAAAAATACGGAGACCACGTGGTGGTTCAGGACCTGAACCTCACCTTCCAGACCGGAAAAATCACAGCCCTGCTGGGGCCTTCGGGCTGCGGAAAAACCACCACCCTGTGCATGATCAACCGCCTGATTGATCCCTCAGGAGGCCAGATCCTCCTGCAGGGCAAAGACGTGCGCTCACTGCGTCCAGAAGTCCTGAGGCGCAGCATGGGTTATGTGATCCAGCGCATCGGGCTGTTTCCGCATTTGACCATCGGACAGAACGTGGCCACCGTGCCCGAACTGCTGAAGCAGGACCGCACCAGCACCCAGCAAAGGGTGGATGAACTGCTGCATCTGGTGGGTCTGGAACCCTCCCTCTTCAAGCACAAGAAACCTGCAGAACTTTCGGGAGGGCAACAGCAACGGGTGGGGGTGGCCCGTGCACTGGCCGCTGATCCTCCGGTGCTCCTGATGGATGAACCTTTTGGAGCCCTGGACCCCATAGCCCGTGAGAAACTGCAACTGGAATTCCTGCAGATCCAGAAAACCCTGGCCAAAACCATCGTGATGGTGACGCATGACATCGCAGAAGCCATCCTGATGGCCGACCACATCGCCCTCCTGAATGAAGGACGGCTGGAACAATACGGCACCCCCGACGACCTGATTCACCGCCCGGCCAGTGCTTTTGTGCGGCGCTTCATGGGAGAGGACGCCGTGCTGACCCAGCTTGCGGGGCTTGTTCTGGGAGGACTGGTCCAGCCCGGAACATCTGCAGGAATGCCTGTGCTTTCTGCCACAGACCATGCCCGCACGGCCCTGTCCATCATGCTCAGGGACGGCATTGAAGCGGTGGCAGTGCAGGAAGGAAACCACATTCTGGGTGTGGTGCGCTATCAGGACCTTTTGCATGCCGGAAAAGCCAGGAGTTACGCTTGA
- a CDS encoding ABC transporter permease: MKLAVPSRSRQIRIPAGLIWPVLLIVALLPDVLPRLLAPLSAGVPPHTDKPLWQLTLDHLLLVLLAEGIILLLALPTIVFVTRPHNQAFLRLTETLTGLGQTVPTLAILALAVPALGFGVAPTLLGLVLYGLVPVVSNGIAGLQSVDGGVLDAATGTGMTPLQRLFRIELPLAWPILLAGIRTSTVYNVGTATIGAALGAGGLGSPIINGLSEQNTGLVLLGALTAALLALSLDALLGLFASKQAEK; the protein is encoded by the coding sequence TTGAAACTGGCTGTGCCCTCCAGGTCCAGACAGATTCGCATTCCTGCAGGACTGATCTGGCCTGTGCTGCTGATTGTGGCACTTCTTCCAGATGTGTTGCCGCGACTTCTGGCCCCCCTGTCTGCTGGCGTTCCTCCGCACACAGACAAACCCCTCTGGCAGCTCACCCTGGACCACCTTTTGCTGGTGCTGCTGGCCGAGGGGATCATTTTGCTGCTGGCCCTGCCCACCATCGTGTTTGTCACGCGGCCCCACAACCAGGCGTTTTTGCGCCTCACCGAAACCCTGACCGGACTGGGCCAGACGGTGCCCACCCTGGCGATTCTGGCCCTGGCGGTTCCGGCCCTGGGATTTGGGGTTGCTCCCACCCTGCTGGGTCTGGTGCTTTACGGTCTGGTGCCTGTGGTGTCCAACGGGATTGCTGGTCTGCAAAGTGTGGATGGAGGGGTGCTGGACGCCGCCACCGGAACAGGCATGACCCCGTTGCAGCGCCTTTTTCGCATTGAACTCCCGCTGGCCTGGCCCATCCTGCTGGCCGGGATTCGCACCAGCACGGTGTACAACGTTGGAACAGCCACCATCGGAGCGGCACTGGGGGCTGGAGGTCTGGGTTCCCCGATCATCAACGGTCTTTCTGAGCAGAACACCGGACTGGTTTTGCTGGGTGCCCTGACTGCGGCTCTGCTGGCCCTTTCGCTGGACGCTTTGCTGGGCCTTTTCGCTTCAAAGCAGGCTGAAAAATGA
- a CDS encoding MurR/RpiR family transcriptional regulator — MTAPSVAHLPPLLRKLHVMRDEVGAASVRIIDTILAHPEEFLHWTIADLSAVSDSSEATVVRLVQGLGFKSYQDFKLKLSRTLVGQEKTRAPLGIQPQDPPEQVLQKVFQGSMTSLSDTLEHLDLQAFNRTVEALSQARRIDFIGMGHSALLAQDAQQKCLRLGLMCAAHTDPLSMTQVCALLEPADVLVAISYSGARPDVLHAAKLAREGGAQVVALTGLGRTPLTRLAQHTLTASAPESPYRPEEVAARLAQLCIIDALLAALQVLGEPFSSRRIQQVNQALRKSGDRK; from the coding sequence ATGACTGCACCTTCTGTTGCCCACCTGCCCCCCCTGCTGCGCAAACTGCATGTGATGCGCGACGAGGTGGGGGCTGCCAGTGTGAGAATCATCGACACCATCCTGGCCCACCCGGAAGAGTTTCTGCACTGGACCATCGCAGACCTCTCTGCCGTGTCCGATTCCTCGGAGGCCACCGTGGTCAGGCTGGTGCAGGGCCTGGGGTTCAAAAGCTACCAGGACTTCAAGCTCAAACTGTCCCGCACGCTGGTGGGGCAGGAAAAAACCAGAGCCCCCCTGGGCATCCAGCCCCAGGATCCACCAGAGCAGGTGTTGCAGAAGGTCTTTCAGGGCAGCATGACTTCCCTTTCAGACACCCTGGAGCACCTGGACTTGCAGGCGTTCAACCGGACCGTGGAGGCGCTCTCGCAGGCCAGACGCATTGATTTCATCGGGATGGGCCACTCGGCACTGCTGGCCCAGGATGCCCAGCAGAAATGCCTGCGGCTGGGCCTGATGTGCGCGGCCCACACCGACCCCCTCAGCATGACCCAGGTGTGCGCGTTGCTGGAACCTGCAGATGTGCTGGTGGCCATTTCCTACTCGGGAGCCCGCCCTGATGTGCTGCATGCCGCGAAACTGGCCCGTGAAGGAGGCGCACAGGTGGTGGCCCTGACCGGTCTGGGGCGCACCCCCCTGACCCGCCTGGCCCAACACACCCTCACGGCGTCTGCCCCGGAAAGCCCTTACAGGCCCGAGGAGGTGGCTGCACGTCTGGCCCAGCTTTGCATCATCGACGCACTGCTGGCTGCTTTGCAGGTGCTGGGAGAACCTTTTTCCAGCAGGCGCATTCAGCAGGTGAATCAGGCCCTCAGGAAATCCGGGGACAGAAAGTGA
- a CDS encoding gluconokinase produces MHIRSEPLMLSIDIGSSSVKGLAYDQHGQAFPGIRAKVLCSLKHHADGGAEANLLHICQAVDQVLDTLHVRLGSREVLGVAFTSIASSLVALDVDFQPLSPVLTYADTRSLHLLQDLPFDPSRLDRTGCPDYTAYWPTQILWWQATSALQAAHWCNIADHVLWRYFGEAPRTSYSLASWTGLLNRHTLRWDGALLQQLGLIDDQLPVLTDHTVPHLHLKKEHLQRWPKFAHIPFFPAVGDGAAANVGSAATRPGQVALTVGTTSALRAVLPTRTPAIPQGLWSYLIDQDHALLGGALTEGGNIHQWMRESLNLGPWDELEQHLSQLPPDGHGLTFVPSFSGERSPHYNPEATGTLHGLKLSTRPLQVLQVGMEGIAYRLADIAQRLSTALEVRPTYFASGQAVLSSNVWLQMLSDVLDAPVVVTDIPDEATARGAALMGLGALGVLDPFDLPDRRITAAFEPSVQAHQIYQQAMQRQTHLMHLLRPARTLQNA; encoded by the coding sequence ATGCACATCCGATCTGAACCCCTGATGCTCAGCATTGACATCGGTTCCAGCAGTGTGAAAGGACTGGCTTATGACCAGCACGGACAGGCTTTTCCGGGCATCCGGGCAAAAGTGCTGTGCAGCCTGAAACACCATGCAGATGGAGGCGCAGAGGCCAACCTGCTGCACATCTGTCAGGCGGTGGACCAGGTGCTGGACACGCTGCACGTGCGGCTGGGCAGCCGGGAGGTGCTGGGGGTGGCTTTCACCAGCATTGCTTCCAGCCTGGTGGCCCTGGACGTGGATTTTCAGCCGCTGTCTCCGGTCCTCACTTACGCAGACACCCGCAGCCTCCACCTGTTGCAGGACCTGCCTTTCGATCCTTCCCGTCTGGACCGCACAGGTTGCCCCGATTACACCGCCTACTGGCCCACCCAGATTCTCTGGTGGCAGGCCACCTCGGCACTGCAGGCAGCGCACTGGTGCAACATTGCCGACCATGTGCTGTGGCGTTATTTTGGAGAGGCCCCCCGCACTTCTTATTCGCTGGCCTCCTGGACGGGTTTGCTGAACAGGCATACCCTGCGCTGGGATGGGGCATTGCTGCAGCAACTGGGCCTGATTGACGACCAACTTCCCGTTCTGACCGACCACACCGTTCCCCACCTGCACCTGAAAAAAGAGCACCTGCAGCGCTGGCCCAAATTTGCCCACATTCCCTTCTTTCCTGCAGTGGGAGATGGTGCGGCAGCCAATGTGGGCAGTGCAGCCACCCGTCCTGGTCAGGTGGCCCTCACGGTGGGAACCACCAGTGCCCTGCGTGCCGTGTTGCCCACCCGCACACCTGCCATCCCTCAGGGGTTGTGGTCTTACCTGATTGATCAGGACCATGCCCTGCTGGGTGGTGCCCTCACCGAAGGCGGCAACATCCACCAGTGGATGCGGGAATCCCTGAACCTGGGACCCTGGGATGAACTGGAACAGCACCTCTCCCAGTTGCCCCCGGATGGTCATGGCCTGACTTTTGTGCCTTCTTTCAGTGGAGAACGCAGCCCCCACTACAACCCTGAAGCCACCGGAACCCTGCACGGCCTGAAACTCAGCACCCGGCCCTTGCAGGTGTTGCAGGTGGGAATGGAAGGCATCGCTTACCGTCTGGCCGACATTGCCCAGCGGCTCAGCACCGCCCTGGAGGTGAGGCCCACCTATTTTGCCAGTGGTCAGGCTGTCCTGTCTTCCAACGTGTGGTTGCAGATGCTCTCTGATGTGCTGGATGCCCCTGTGGTGGTCACAGACATTCCAGATGAAGCCACCGCCCGAGGGGCCGCCCTGATGGGTCTGGGTGCCCTGGGGGTGCTGGATCCTTTTGATTTGCCAGACCGCCGCATCACAGCGGCCTTTGAACCCTCTGTGCAGGCCCACCAGATCTACCAGCAGGCCATGCAGCGCCAGACGCACCTGATGCACCTGCTGCGTCCTGCCAGAACCCTGCAAAACGCCTGA
- a CDS encoding GH1 family beta-glucosidase — protein MTHKIPTFPADFTWGVATSAYQIEGAAFEDGRGPSIWDAYALMPGKILNGENGTTSCDHYHLWQQDLDLIQNLNLNAYRFSVSWPRVLPEGMGQINEKGLDFYDRLIDGLLERGLDPHLTLYHWDLPQALQNRGGWANPDIVQWFTDYALTLHRKLGDRVKSWCTFNEPWCTAELGYHIGRHAPGIQDLPTAVLASYHIQLAHGQAVLALRGENVRGEVGTVLNLYPVDPATGSPEDQEAALLLDAKINCWYLDPVFRGTFPERALQHYQNQLGAKMPDLDLEALKVAAQPLDFLGVNYYYRYWVSTEGKTLQNVERTDMGWEIYPEGIYRLMKDLHREYPVPKYYITENGAAFKDELVNGQVHDAERVRFLQDHLHHLQRAIAEGVPVSGYFEWSLLDNFEWAFGYAKRFGIVHVDYDTQQRTLKDSAKWYRDFVGEQRGILQKAPQAKGIF, from the coding sequence ATGACCCACAAGATTCCTACATTCCCAGCAGATTTCACCTGGGGCGTTGCCACCAGCGCCTACCAGATCGAGGGGGCCGCTTTTGAAGATGGCCGGGGACCCAGCATCTGGGACGCCTACGCCCTGATGCCCGGCAAGATCCTGAACGGCGAAAATGGCACCACATCCTGCGACCACTACCACCTGTGGCAGCAGGACCTGGACCTCATCCAGAACCTCAACCTGAACGCTTACCGTTTCTCTGTGTCCTGGCCCAGGGTCCTTCCTGAAGGCATGGGCCAGATCAATGAAAAGGGACTGGATTTTTATGACCGTCTCATTGATGGATTGCTGGAACGGGGTCTGGATCCCCACCTCACCCTGTATCACTGGGATCTGCCCCAGGCCCTGCAAAACCGGGGAGGCTGGGCCAACCCGGACATCGTGCAGTGGTTCACCGATTACGCCCTGACCCTGCACCGCAAACTGGGAGACCGGGTGAAAAGCTGGTGCACCTTCAATGAGCCCTGGTGCACGGCGGAACTGGGGTACCACATCGGGCGGCATGCTCCGGGGATTCAGGATTTGCCCACTGCAGTGCTGGCCTCGTATCACATCCAGCTGGCCCACGGTCAGGCCGTGCTGGCCCTCAGAGGGGAGAACGTCAGGGGAGAGGTGGGCACGGTGCTGAACCTTTACCCCGTGGACCCTGCCACCGGTTCCCCTGAAGATCAGGAAGCTGCGCTCTTGCTGGATGCAAAAATCAACTGCTGGTATCTGGATCCGGTGTTCCGGGGCACCTTCCCCGAGCGTGCGCTGCAACATTACCAGAACCAGCTGGGTGCAAAAATGCCCGATCTGGACCTGGAGGCTCTGAAAGTGGCTGCACAGCCGCTGGATTTTCTGGGGGTCAATTACTACTACCGCTACTGGGTCAGCACCGAGGGCAAAACCCTGCAGAACGTGGAGCGCACCGACATGGGCTGGGAAATCTACCCCGAGGGCATCTACCGCCTGATGAAAGACCTGCACCGGGAATACCCCGTTCCGAAGTATTACATCACCGAAAACGGAGCGGCTTTCAAAGACGAGCTGGTCAATGGTCAGGTGCACGATGCTGAGCGGGTGCGCTTCCTGCAGGACCATCTTCACCACCTGCAAAGGGCCATTGCAGAGGGGGTGCCTGTGAGCGGCTATTTTGAATGGTCTTTGCTGGACAACTTTGAATGGGCCTTTGGATATGCCAAGCGCTTTGGGATCGTGCATGTGGATTACGACACCCAGCAACGCACCCTCAAAGACAGCGCGAAGTGGTACCGGGATTTTGTGGGCGAACAGCGGGGCATCCTGCAAAAAGCACCTCAGGCGAAAGGCATTTTCTGA
- a CDS encoding aldo/keto reductase: MTQTNTDTNTDTNTLNAASSGTFKIGGELDIHRLGFGAMRLTGPGIWGPPRDPENALKVLRRVVELGVNFIDTADAYGPHVNEEQIREALYPYASNLVIATKGAHTRQGPDRWVPVGRPEYLRQCVEMSLMRLRLECIDLWQLHRIDPRVPRDEQFGVIRDMQQEGKIRFFGLSEVSIEELQAAQNVLPVATVQNLYNLTDRNHEAVLNHCEQHGIGFIPWRPIAGGHLEVLSTIAQKLNATPSQVALAWLLKRSKVMLPIPGTSSLKHLEENLGAARLDLSDEDFATLNRLAPASV; this comes from the coding sequence ATGACTCAGACCAACACAGACACCAACACAGACACCAACACACTGAACGCTGCATCCAGTGGCACCTTCAAAATTGGCGGAGAACTGGACATCCACCGTCTGGGCTTCGGGGCGATGCGCCTGACCGGACCGGGCATCTGGGGTCCTCCCAGGGATCCCGAAAACGCCCTGAAGGTGCTCAGACGGGTGGTGGAACTGGGTGTCAATTTCATCGACACTGCAGATGCTTACGGTCCACACGTCAACGAGGAACAGATCCGTGAGGCCCTTTACCCCTACGCCAGCAATCTGGTGATTGCCACCAAAGGGGCACACACCCGCCAGGGACCAGACCGCTGGGTTCCGGTGGGTCGCCCCGAGTACCTGCGCCAGTGCGTGGAAATGAGCCTGATGCGCCTCAGGCTGGAGTGCATCGACCTCTGGCAACTGCACCGCATTGACCCCAGGGTCCCCAGAGACGAACAGTTCGGCGTGATCCGGGACATGCAGCAGGAAGGCAAAATCCGTTTCTTTGGGCTCTCAGAGGTGAGCATCGAGGAATTGCAGGCCGCCCAGAACGTGCTCCCTGTGGCCACCGTGCAGAACCTGTACAACCTGACCGACCGCAACCACGAGGCGGTGCTGAACCACTGTGAGCAGCACGGCATTGGCTTCATTCCCTGGAGGCCCATTGCTGGAGGTCATCTGGAGGTGCTGAGCACCATCGCCCAGAAGTTGAATGCCACCCCCTCCCAGGTGGCCCTGGCCTGGCTGCTCAAACGATCGAAGGTGATGCTCCCGATTCCTGGAACCTCCAGCCTGAAGCACCTGGAAGAGAACCTGGGTGCAGCCCGTCTGGACCTCTCGGATGAAGACTTTGCAACGCTGAACAGGCTTGCTCCTGCTTCTGTCTGA